Proteins encoded by one window of Cloeon dipterum chromosome 4, ieCloDipt1.1, whole genome shotgun sequence:
- the LOC135943777 gene encoding uncharacterized protein LOC135943777, translating into MDKDSDFEDRRMNNSRTRQMADSPASDEAEEKIPRVEFEHTNTSLIAEKPAFVESNRGDNFPAILYAAEFACFEVCQKLVKQGEDVNVTDVNGDDVYHFACKNKTCDLELIDLFANNGAEIERWNENQDDAVMVALQKGNVKFAVKLFGLYETKLSLLWHCIPSVTTNMLKLAYDQNPSVGKAKDSDGFDKEILKQAASFKDFETFELVLQIERDFSGDLLKSKEFREDILKKAAINENEEAGVKITDFIFSFANDFDQKDFTRLLTDIMPRGKLKVVQMLVDRGADLKVRMWREGISYSLFEKAVDENELEAAKFAHEKNQEEITSRMLICAAEKRNVEMCEWLVGILEAPFVEILIPAFMYFIARYKPFGDEIIPQSAPKLRSYINQVDREGKTALHLAVDQHNLDVLDALLEIGADIQVQCQFYNLLIYCLKKQFLNGAKIVYAKDRSQLRGCHLKMASAFSRDHVTVKMDNSENADKRESNDRKQPVDQTPESNEKIPRVEFDPKVPLAEKLAYVNSNRGDIPAILYAAEFACVEVCQELVKQGGDVNVRDIDGNDVYHYASRNKTCDLALIDFFVGKGARMKRKNQTYNDAVEVAMQRGNVKFATKLFYLYGSELSFLAHCIPSQQTDLLKLAYDQDSSVVKVKDSDGFDKEILKKAALLKDFETFEWVLQIESGDLLKSKELRLDILKKAAINDDEEASVKIANFIFSFANDFEREDLTSVLVDAMPDGNLKVVEMLVGRGADMKSRLVKGGISFSLFEKAVVMDELEAAKFAYGKNPEEITSRILICAAVTGNVELCEWLVGLLEAPFIEMLIPAFIYFIARYKPFGDDIIPHSAPKLCSCINQVDIEGKTALHLAVDQHNFDAFKALIGIGADINVEHQSNNLLIYCMQKKFLEGAKRLCTQRTQASS; encoded by the exons ATGGACAAAGATTCAGATTTTGAGGACAGGAGAATGAACAATTCCC GAACACGACAAATGGCTGATTCCCCAGCGTCGGACGAGGCAGAAGAGAAGATTCCAAGAGTGGAATTCGAACACACAAATACGTCTCTTATTGCAGAAAAGCCGGCTTTCGTCGAAAGCAACAGAGGTGACAATTTTCCTGCCATTCTTTACGCGGCAGAATTCGCCTGTTTCGAGGTATGCCAGAAACTAGTGAAGCAAGGAGAAGATGTAAACGTGACGGATGTAAATGGAGACGACGTCTACCACTTCGCATGTAAGAATAAAACGTGCGATTTGGAGCTGATCGATTTGTTCGCAAATAACGGAGCTGAAATTGAACGGTGGAATGAGAATCAGGATGATGCAGTCATGGTCGCTCTGCAAAAGGGAAACGTCAAGTTTGCAGTCAAGCTGTTCGGTTTGTACGAAACCAAGCTAAGTTTACTTTGGCATTGCATTCCTTCAGTAACAACGAACATGTTGAAACTCGCTTACGACCAGAACCCATCAGTGGGGAAAGCGAAGGACAGTGACGGGTTTGACAAAGAGATATTGAAGCAGGCGGCATCATTCAAAGATTTTGAGACATTCGAGTTGGTCCTCCAGATAGAAAGAGATTTCAGCGGAGATTTACTCAAAAGTAAAGAATTTCGAGAGGATATTCTCAAGAAGGCTGCTATCAATGAAAACGAAGAAGCTGGCGTGAAAATCACCgacttcattttttcttttgcgaATGACTTTGATCAAAAAGATTTCACCCGTCTTCTCACCGATATCATGCCGAGGGGAAAGTTGAAAGTTGTCCAAATGTTGGTTGATCGCGGTGCCGACCTGAAAGTACGTATGTGGCGAGAAGGAATTTCTTATTCCCTCTTTGAGAAGGCTGTGGACGAGAATGAATTGGAAGCTGCGAAATTCGCGCACGAAAAAAACCAAGAAGAGATTACGTCACGAATGTTGATCTGCGCGGCAGAAAAAAGGAACGTCGAAATGTGCGAGTGGCTGGTTGGGATTCTCGAAGCGCCGTtcgttgaaattttgataccTGCCTTTATGTATTTCATAGCGCGTTATAAACCTTTCGGCGATGAAATCATTCCACAGTCTGCTCCCAAACTGCGTTCGTACATTAATCAAGTCGATAGAGAAGGCAAAACTGCTCTCCATTTGGCTGTGGACCAACACAATCTCGATGTTTTGGATGCCTTGCTCGAGATCGGCGCCGATATACAAGTGCAATGTCAATTCTACAACTTGTTGATCTACTGcttaaagaaacaatttttgaatggCGCTAAGATCGTGTACGCAAAGGACAGAAGCCAGTTGAGAGGATGTCACCTGAAAATGGCGTCGGCCTTTTCAAGAGATCAC GTCACCGTAAAAATGGATAATTCAGAAAACGCCGACAAAAGAGAGAGCAATGACC GAAAACAGCCCGTGGATCAAACCCCTGAGTCGAATGAGAAGATTCCAAGAGTAGAATTCGACCCAAAAGTGCCTCTTGCTGAAAAGCTGGCTTACGTCAATAGCAACAGAGGTGACATTCCTGCCATTCTTTACGCGGCAGAATTCGCCTGTGTCGAGGTATGCCAAGAACTCGTGAAGCAAGGAGGAGATGTGAACGTGAGGGATATAGATGGAAACGACGTCTACCACTACGCAAGCAGGAACAAAACCTGCGATTTGGCTCTGATCGATTTCTTTGTTGGCAAAGGAGCTagaatgaaaagaaagaatCAGACATACAATGATGCAGTCGAGGTCGCTATGCAACGGGGAAACGTCAAGTTTGCGACCAAGCTGTTCTATTTGTACGGATCCGAGTTAAGTTTTCTTGCGCATTGTATTCCTTCACAACAAACGGACTTGTTGAAACTCGCTTACGATCAGGACTCGTCGGTGGTGAAAGTGAAGGACAGTGACGGGTTCGATAAGGAGATATTGAAGAAGGCGGCattattaaaagattttgagACATTCGAGTGGGTCCTCCAGATAGAAAGCGGAGATTTACTCAAAAGTAAAGAATTGCGACTGGATATTCTCAAGAAAGCTGCTATCAATGACGACGAAGAAGCTAGCGTGAAAATCGCcaacttcattttttcttttgcgaATGATTTTGAGCGAGAAGATTTGACCAGTGTTCTCGTTGATGCCATGCCGGATGGAAACTTGAAAGTTGTTGAAATGTTGGTTGGTCGCGGTGCCGACATGAAGAGCCGTTTGGTGAAAGGAGGAATTTCTTTTTCCCTCTTTGAGAAAGCTGTAGTGATGGATGAATTGGAGGCTGCGAAATTCGCGTACGGAAAAAATCCAGAGGAGATTACGTCACGCATTTTGATCTGCGCGGCAGTGACTGGCAACGTCGAACTGTGCGAGTGGCTGGTTGGGCTTCTCGAAGCGCCGTTCATTGAAATGTTGATACCtgcctttatttatttcatagcGCGCTATAAACCTTTCGGCGATGATATCATTCCACACTCTGCTCCCAAACTGTGCTCGTGCATTAATCAAGTTGACATTGAAGGCAAAACTGCTCTCCATTTGGCTGTGGACCAACACAATTTCGATGCTTTCAAGGCCTTGATTGGGATCGGCGCCGATATTAATGTGGAACATCAATCCAACAACTTGTTGATCTACTGCAtgcagaagaaatttttggaggGCGCTAAGAGATTGTGTACGCAAAGGACGCAAGCCAGCAGTTAA
- the LOC135943778 gene encoding putative ankyrin repeat protein RF_0381, which produces MTGPGATSLHLAALNSDLKAVSKLVSKKGKATDATASSGESLLHFAACNKIHGREIVEYLLSTDLKGIDVRHKDINGAEPIHYAIFEVNLEVAQELLKKRGADLELLHLCITSKKLEFAKLIHVFDNELINCLDPEGNSALHLAAEFSDLETCQWLIGEGVKVDTYGVSSGDSVLHCAARNQTHGWEILHYLKPFILSELNINGRNNSDETPLHAALKTENIRAAEELKKLDADLKVELDGENPLEFCVTQNKLQSAKFIVKHDRQQIKDENGCRCTIHLAAEKTDKTFCKWLINEEKVDLFRTDNKHRNVLHYAILNETHGKQLIRLFLKNKNSVKSEQWPKLMNDSRNPVLGVALKAENIIIVKELLRYGAKLEENNLLHFCVLHNALESAKFVHEKYPKMLKERNQEGLTVFQSAVAHADVKMCKWLTELGLGKEPTENTALHYVSKNEKFGKEVTAYLYAIGLDVNATNKFEETPLYRALLTYENFDVAETLMQFGANLKEQVGNENILLSCIRMQRHDCAKFVLEKDQDLIRQAGARGETVLHFAAEKSELETCQWLVDKGADPKALSETGSSVVHFAASNKVGQGRNLVWYFHSLGLDINGTNNKKVTPLHCAIIKGNYDVVDELCRLDADLTVKIDGENLLHFCARHKRLKMAKLLLSKDRQLIKGVDSFGNSAHHVAKKVGDLEFCKWLVEQGVKVGNDAKDVPALLPKPERLV; this is translated from the coding sequence ATGACTGGTCCAGGGGCCACCTCCTTGCACCTTGCTGCCCTGAACTCGGATCTGAAGGCTGTCAGCAAGCTTGTGAGCAAAAAAGGAAAGGCAACAGACGCCACTGCAAGCTCCGGGGAGTCGTTGCTTCATTTCGCCGCTTGCAACAAGATCCACGGAAGAGAAATAGTCGAATATCTATTATCCACCGACCTGAAGGGAATTGACGTGCGACACAAGGACATTAACGGAGCAGAACCGATTCACTACGCAATATTTGAGGTAAATTTGGAGGTTGCTCAGGAATTGCTGAAGAAACGAGGCGCTGACCTTGAACTCCTGCATCTTTGTATCACATCGAAGAAACtggaatttgcaaaattgatcCACGTGTTTGACAATGAGCTGATCAACTGTCTCGACCCTGAAGGGAATAGTGCTCTCCACTTGGCAGCCGAATTTTCAGACCTGGAAACGTGTCAGTGGCTGATTGGAGAGGGCGTCAAGGTCGACACCTACGGCGTTTCCAGCGGCGACTCCGTTCTGCACTGCGCCGCCAGGAACCAAACGCACGGATGGGAAATTCTTCACTACCTAAAACCCTTCATCCTCTCGGAATTGAACATAAATGGACGCAACAATTCTGACGAAACGCCTCTGCACGCCGCTTTAAAAACCGAAAACATCAGGGCCGCTGaggagttgaaaaaattagacgCAGACCTGAAGGTCGAGCTTGACGGAGAGAACCCCCTGGAGTTTTGCGTgacgcaaaataaattacaaagcGCGAAATTCATCGTCAAGCACGACAGACAGCAGATCAAAGATGAGAATGGATGCCGATGCACCATCCATCTAGCCGCGGAAAAGACTGATAAGACTTTTTGCAAGTGGCTGATCAATGAAGAAAAGGTCGATTTATTCAGGACTGACAACAAACACCGCAATGTTCTCCATTACGCGATTTTGAACGAGACACACGGAAAGCAATTGATTCGGCTCTTcctcaagaataaaaattcggTAAAATCAGAGCAGTGGCCGAAACTGATGAATGATTCGCGGAATCCTGTTCTAGGAGTCGCTTTAAAAGCAGAAAACATCATAATAGTCAAGGAGTTGCTGCGTTATGGAGCTAAATTGGAAGAAAATAATCTCCTGCACTTCTGCGTTCTTCATAACGCACTGGAAAGCGCCAAATTCGTTCAcgaaaaatacccaaaaatgCTGAAGGAGCGCAACCAAGAGGGTTTGACGGTGTTCCAATCGGCAGTGGCGCATGCCGAcgtaaaaatgtgcaaatggCTAACCGAACTAGGCCTCGGAAAAGAGCCCACGGAAAACACGGCTTTGCATTACGTCtcgaaaaacgaaaaattcgGAAAAGAAGTAACTGCTTACCTCTACGCTATCGGATTGGACGTAAACGCAACTAACAAATTCGAGGAAACGCCTTTGTACCGAGCCCTGTTGACCTACGAAAACTTCGACGTGGCCGAGACGCTGATGCAGTTCGGCGCCAATTTGAAAGAACAGGTCGGAAACGAGAACATTCTCCTCTCTTGCATTAGAATGCAGAGACACGACTGCGCCAAATTCGTTTTGGAAAAGGACCAGGATTTGATTCGGCAGGCTGGAGCCAGAGGAGAAACTGTCTTGCATTTCGCGGCAGAAAAGTCAGAATTGGAAACGTGCCAGTGGCTCGTGGACAAAGGCGCCGACCCAAAGGCCCTGAGCGAAACTGGATCTTCAGTCGTGCATTTCGCCGCCTCGAATAAGGTGGGCCAAGGCCGGAATCTCGTTTGGTACTTCCATTCTTTGGGTCTGGACATAAACGGGACGAACAATAAGAAGGTAACGCCTCTCCATTGTGCaattataaaaggaaattacgACGTCGTGGACGAGCTCTGCAGACTCGATGCCGATTTAACGGTGAAAATCGACGGCGAGAATCTCCTGCACTTTTGCGCGCGCCATAAAAGACTTAAAATGGCCAAACTCTTGCTTTCAAAAGACAGGCAGCTTATCAAGGGTGTCGATTCTTTTGGTAATTCGGCGCATCACGTCGCGAAAAAGGTTGGGGATCTCGAGTTTTGCAAGTGGCTCGTCGAGCAAGGCGTCAAGGTCGGCAATGATGCAAAAGACGTTCCAGCACTTCTGCCGAAACCAGAACGACTCGTCTAA
- the LOC135943780 gene encoding serine/threonine-protein phosphatase 6 regulatory ankyrin repeat subunit B-like, giving the protein MGANASSCFDGGVVAAGSTPLHKAAFESNLAEVIKLLEEGEPGNAISDSGATVLHFAAANVKHGREITKFLLEKHIPGVTVSRKNRNGEEAIHYAIRVGNLDVVKDLLNIRGADAHLMQFCVKQNQLKIAMLVCKHDSNTIRPIDPEGRSILLLAAEFADLKTFLWLIDENVNVDFLSVIDGDSVLHCAARNIKHGWEIIRYLSYFVPSELDVDERNNHIETPVHAALKCNNVMAAKELIKLGADLDIGIRGDNLLTFCVRLNKVDSARFVLQQNREQMSETMHSDWNIVESCEDILKTETLFIAALHAGVDMCKWLVEEARLDPRVVNEADKNRGVLHYSAMNQKFGLELVRFFVGKKINVNWKDNLNKTPLNIALGAENIECIRELLRCGAKLGLVAYEENYLHFCVRWNKLKSAMFICYWKPDMINRKLAQGHSILHVAALYSDVKMFKWLVEKGASDLSEETGTAETSLHFAAKNKAHGNKIASYLVSMARDINAKNQFQETPLCVALLNENLSFAEEIVNLGAKLTTPVRNESLLFSCIRLKKLKSAEFILKKEEDMIRQRGSRGETVLHFAAEKSDLATCQWLMSKGADFRALSDHGSSVMHFAASNKVKNGQKLVCYFSSFNLDLNAINDSKETPLYTALIKDNEDVFEELCKLGADPKVKIDGETLLHFCACLGRLRSAKALLAKEPSLLSEIDNAGRTALHVAAKWSNTEFFHWLVQEGINVDVKDHEGRKAHDLLQ; this is encoded by the coding sequence ATGGGAGCGAACGCAAGCTCTTGTTTCGACGGGGGAGTGGTTGCCGCTGGTTCCACCCCTCTCCACAAAGCTGCTTTCGAGTCTAACCTGGCTGAAGTGATCAAGCTGCTGGAAGAAGGTGAGCCAGGCAACGCGATCTCGGACTCAGGAGCGACGGTGCTGCACTTCGCGGCCGCCAACGTGAAGCACGGCAGGGAAATCACCAAGTTTCTCCTGGAAAAACACATTCCTGGAGTCACGGTGAGCAGAAAGAACAGGAACGGCGAGGAAGCCATCCACTACGCCATCAGGGTGGGCAACCTTGACGTCGTCAAGGATTTGCTCAACATCCGAGGCGCGGACGCGCATCTAATGCAGTTCTGCGTGAAGCAAAACCAGTTGAAGATCGCCATGTTGGTGTGCAAGCATGACAGCAATACGATCAGGCCCATTGACCCTGAGGGCAGGAGCATCCTACTTCTGGCAGCGGAATTCGCCGACCTGAAGACCTTCCTGTGGCTGATCGATGAAAATGTCAACGTCGACTTCCTGTCCGTGATCGACGGAGACTCTGTCCTGCACTGTGCGGCCAGAAACATCAAGCACGGATGGGAGATCATCCGCTACCTGAGCTACTTCGTCCCTTCAGAACTGGACGTGGACGAGCGCAACAACCACATCGAGACGCCCGTCCACGCTGCCCTGAAATGCAACAATGTCATGGCCGCAAAGGAATTGATCAAACTGGGGGCTGACCTGGATATTGGCATCCGCGGAGACAACCTCCTCACCTTCTGCGTGCGTTTGAACAAGGTGGACAGCGCCAGGTTCGTTCTTCAACAAAACAGGGAGCAGATGAGCGAGACGATGCACAGCGACTGGAACATCGTCGAGAGCTGCGAGGACATCCTGAAGACAGAGACGCTTTTCATTGCAGCTCTGCATGCTGGTGTGGACATGTGCAAGTGGCTCGTTGAAGAGGCTCGTCTTGACCCTAGAGTGGTGAATGAAGCAGACAAAAACCGCGGTGTCCTGCACTACTCTGCCATGAACCAGAAGTTCGGATTGGAACTCGTCCGGTTCTTCGTTGGGAAGAAGATCAACGTCAATTGGAAAGACAACCTGAACAAGACTCCCCTGAACATCGCTCTCGgagcagaaaatattgaatgtaTCAGAGAGTTGCTGCGTTGCGGAGCCAAACTGGGACTGGTGGCCTACGAGGAGAATTACCTTCACTTTTGCGTCAGGTGGAACAAGCTGAAGAGCGCCATGTTCATCTGCTACTGGAAACCTGATATGATCAATCGCAAGCTCGCCCAAGGACATAGCATCCTGCACGTGGCGGCGCTGTATTCTGACGTGAAAATGTTCAAGTGGCTCGTTGAAAAAGGAGCCAGCGACCTGAGCGAAGAAACCGGAACTGCAGAAACGTCGTTGCACTTCGCGGCTAAGAACAAGGCCCATGGAAACAAGATCGCCTCGTACCTCGTTTCCATGGCGAGAGACATCAATGCCAAGAATCAGTTTCAAGAAACCCCTCTCTGCGTCGCTCTCCTGAACGAAAACCTGAGTTTTGCCGAAGAAATCGTGAACCTCGGAGCAAAACTGACCACGCCAGTCAGAAACGAGAGCTTGCTGTTCTCTTGCATTCGCCTGAAGAAGCTAAAAAGCGCCGAATTCATTCTTAAGAAGGAGGAGGACATGATCAGGCAGCGTGGAAGCAGAGGCGAGACCGTTCTGCACTTCGCCGCGGAGAAATCCGACCTGGCTACCTGCCAGTGGTTGATGAGCAAGGGCGCCGACTTCCGTGCCCTGAGCGACCACGGCTCCTCCGTGATGCACTTTGCCGCCTCGAACAAGGTGAAGAACGGCCAAAAACTCGTCTGCTACTTCAGCTCCTTCAACTTGGACCTGAACGCGATCAACGATTCGAAAGAAACGCCGCTGTACACCGCCCTGATCAAGGACAACGAGGACGTCTTCGAGGAACTGTGCAAGCTCGGCGCCGACCCCAAGGTGAAAATCGACGGCGAGACTCTGCTCCACTTCTGCGCCTGCCTCGGAAGACTGAGGAGCGCCAAAGCGTTGCTCGCCAAGGAACCAAGTCTGCTCTCGGAGATCGACAATGCCGGGAGGACGGCGCTGCACGTTGCCGCCAAGTGGAGCAACACCGAATTTTTCCATTGGCTCGTGCAGGAGGGAATCAACGTTGACGTGAAGGACCACGAAGGCCGCAAAGCCCACGATCTGCTCCAATAG
- the LOC135943781 gene encoding membrane metallo-endopeptidase-like 1 → MGTVLAHEFTHGFDDEGRTYDESGDDKDWWSDVALNSVETFDEDIADNGGVSLSYRAYKRLNAKKEKLKDLEEYTDEQLFFIGYANSFCRSETVEFTEHTIKADEHSPPKYRVNVPLSNMKEFADAFQCREGSNMNPRREKCKIW, encoded by the exons ATGGGGACTGTGTTAGCACACGAATTTACTCACGGCTTTGACGATGAGG GAAGAACGTATGACGAAAGCGGAGATGATAAGGATTGGTGGTCGGACGTAGCA TTGAATAGTGTAGAAACATTTGACGAGGACATTGCAGACAACGGAGGAGTGAGCCTTTCCTATCGTGCTTACAAGAGGCTTAACGCTAAGAAAGAAAAGTTGAAAGATCTTGAAGAATACACTGACgaacaactattttttatcggATATGCAAAT TCATTCTGCCGTAGCGAGACAGTTGAATTCACGGAACACACTATCAAAGCTGACGAACACAGCCCTCCTAAATATCGAGTAAACGTTCCACTGTCCAATATGAAAGAATTCGCTGATGCCTTTCAATGCCGCGAAGGAAGTAACATGAACccaagaagagaaaaatgcaaaatctggTAG